The Arachis hypogaea cultivar Tifrunner chromosome 14, arahy.Tifrunner.gnm2.J5K5, whole genome shotgun sequence genome has a segment encoding these proteins:
- the LOC114925148 gene encoding pentatricopeptide repeat-containing protein At2g13600-like, whose protein sequence is MKACGCLGCTPFALQLHSLVVKLRLASHISIQNSLVDMYIKCGAIGFAESVFFGIEEPSLFYWNSMIYGYSRLYGAYKAIDLFARMPEHDSVSWNRLISVFSQHGLGEKCLFLFLEMCDRGFNPNFMTYGSVLSACASIGDIEWGAHLHARVLRVEHGLDAYLGSGLIDMYAKCGCLELARHVFDCLEERNEVSWTCLITSVAQFGLEEDALALFNQMRQAFVVLDDVTLATVLGVCLEQNHVAIVELLHGYTIKSGMDSYVPVGNAIITMYSKFGDFEKAYLAFRLMPLRDTISWTAMITAFSQNGDISRAHECFDLMPERNVITWNSMLSTYVQHGLSEEGLKLYVLMRRKGVEPDWISLATSIRACADLAVVKLGMQIVSHAIKFALISDVSVANSIVTMYSRCGQINEAQKVFDSIHMKNLISWNAMMAAYAQNGLGKKVIETFEDMLKTECKPDHISYISVRSGCNHMGLVVEGKHYFKSMTNVFSILLQMSTLFV, encoded by the coding sequence ATGAAGGCTTGTGGCTGCCTCGGATGCACTCCTTTCGCTCTTCAGTTGCATTCCCTTGTGGTCAAGTTACGTTTAGCATCCCATATTAGCATCCAAAACTCCCTTGTTGATATGTACATTAAATGCGGAGCGATTGGGTTCGCGGAGAGTGTCTTCTTTGGCATTGAGGAGCCCAGTTTGTTCTATTGGAATAGCATGATTTACGGTTATTCTAGGTTGTACGGAGCTTATAAGGCTATTGATTTGTTTGCTCGGATGCCGGAACATGATTCTGTTTCATGGAACAGGTTGATCTCAGTTTTCTCTCAGCATGGCCTTGGGGAAAAATGCCTTTTCTTGTTTTTAGAGATGTGTGATAGGGGGTTTAACCCAAATTTCATGACATATGGCAGTGTACTCAGCGCGTGTGCCAGCATTGGTGATATTGAATGGGGTGCACACTTGCATGCTCGGGTTCTTCGCGTGGAGCATGGCTTAGATGCCTATTTGGGAAGTGGTTTGATAGATATGTATGCCAAGTGTGGATGCTTAGAATTGGCGAGGCACGTGTTTGACTGCTTAGAGGAACGCAATGAAGTTTCTTGGACTTGCTTGATCACTAGTGTGGCTCAGTTTGGACTTGAAGAAGACGCTCTGGCATTGTTTAACCAAATGAGACAGGCTTTtgttgtgttggatgatgttACCCTTGCAACTGTTCTTGGGGTTTGTTTAGAACAAAATCATGTTGCTATTGTGGAGCTGCTTCATGGATATACAATCAAAAGTGGTATGGATTCTTATGTTCCTGTAGGGAATGCAATTATTACAATGTATTCAAAGTTTGGCGATTTTGAGAAAGCTTATCTTGCATTTAGATTGATGCCACTTAGAGATACTATATCATGGACAGCCATGATCACTGCCTTCTCTCAGAATGGAGACATTTCCAGAGCTCATGAATGTTTTGATTTAATGCCTGAGCGCAATGTCATCACTTGGAACTCAATGCTAAGCACATATGTTCAACATGGGTTATCGGAAGAAGGGCTGAAGTTGTATGTTCTGATGAGAAGAAAAGGAGTAGAACCAGACTGGATCTCTTTAGCTACTTCAATTAGGGCATGTGCTGACTTAGCTGTTGTAAAACTTGGGATGCAAATTGTATCTCATGCCATTAAGTTCGCCCTTATATCGGATGTTTCAGTTGCAAATAGTATTGTTACCATGTATTCAAGATGTGGGCAAATCAATGAAGCACAGAAAGTTTTTGACTCAATACATATGAAAAACCTTATTTCCTGGAATGCTATGATGGCAGCATATGCTCAAAATGGTTTAGGCAAGAAAGTAATTGAGACATTTGAGGATATGTTGAAGACCGAGTGCAAACCTGATCACATTAGTTATATTTCTGTTCGATCTGGCTGCAACCACATGGGGCTTGTAGTAGAGGGTAAACATTACTTCAAATCCATGACTAACGTTTTTAGTATTCTCCTACAAATGAGCACTTTGTTtgtatag
- the LOC112743742 gene encoding pentatricopeptide repeat-containing protein At4g02750, which produces MLGRAGMLDEAKELIDEMPFKPNATVWGALLGACRIHHESHLAETALKNLVELNPEDSGNYVLLANIYAKSGELEGVANMRKLMKVKGIRKSPGCSWIEVDNTVQVFTVDDTNHPQIKEIYIKLEEMMKKIEHTERYISPISSPHRSQKYHSEKLAFAFGLLSLPSWMPLYVMKNLRVCHDCHSPHCMSTLVLHFGLILNLIGQQQHQTIIIINSFTDNHLVHSSRRRESGQILTPVHCIRGPSSTLGAGVVYVYITISNA; this is translated from the exons atgcttggaCGAGCAGGGATGCTAGACGAGGCTAAGGAATTGATAGATGAAATGCCTTTTAAGCCGAATGCTACTGTTTGGGGGGCTCTACTTGGAGCATGCCGAATCCATCATGAATCACATCTAGCAGAAACTGCCTTGAAGAACTTGGTGGAATTAAATCCTGAAGATTCTGGTAATTATGTCCTTCTAGCAAATATATATGCTAAATCTGGAGAGTTAGAAGGTGTTGCTAATATGAGAAAGCTAATGAAAGTGAAGGGAATTCGAAAGAGTCCAGGCTGTAGTTGGATAGAAGTTGATAACACGGTACAAGTATTCACCGTAGATGACACCAATCATCCACAGATAAAGGAAATTTATATAAAACTGGAGGAGATGATGAAGAAGATAGAACATACAGAAAGATATATTAGTCCAATTTCTTCTCCCCATAGGAGTCAGAAATACCATAGTGAAAAGCTTGCCTTTGCTTTTGGGTTACTGAGTTTGCCATCTTGGATGCCTTTATATGTGATGAAAAATCTCCGTGTCTGCCATGATTGTCACTCG CCCCACTGCATGTCTACATTGGTTTTGCATTTTGGTTTGATATTGAATTTAATTGGCCAGCAACAGCACCAAACAATTATCATTATCAACTCCTTTACTGATAATCATCTGGTGCACAGTAGTCGGAGGAGAGAAAGTGGACAAATCCTGACTCCTGTCCACTGCATCAGAGGACCCTCCAGCACATTGGGAGCAGGTGTGGTGTATGTATATATAACTATATCCAATGCTTGA